The following DNA comes from Athene noctua chromosome 1, bAthNoc1.hap1.1, whole genome shotgun sequence.
TAGGAAAACTGACATTAATATTGAGACTTCCACTCAGCAACATAACATTAACGATAATCACTTGTAACACATTATCTTACAGAATTTTGCACAAATCTCATCGAATGCTACAAAAGAGGAGACAAGGGTTTCTCATAGAGGAGGCCCATGCTTCAAACAGCAGGATGACCTACCTACAGATGGCCCCTTGCCCAGGGCTTATGTCACACTTCCCGTCATTCAGGCAAAAGTTTGGTTGCAGATCACAAATGCTATTGCATGGCAGCCCGTCAATGCTGAGGTAGCCAGGATTGCAGACACACTCAGCTTCCCCACTCCAGCGATTTACTAAACATTCGGAGAACTCATTGCAAGCCTGGAACTTGCAGGGATCTGCTTGCTCACCTGAGAAtacacagagcagaaaatattCATGATGGGGGAGAACCTTAACTGAGGCAAAGCACTGGCTGTCTGCTGCCATTTTCTCTAATGGTCTCTTAGTTAAAATAATCTACAAAAATCCAGCATGCATCCTTCCTGAGTAACAAAAGGTTCTGCTAAGGTAAATAAGCACTAGGGAGTGTCCCTCCGCACAGTGCATGTCAGGGCTATGGCTAAGACCACCCAACAAGCCAATTGAAAAAGCAAGtatgaaatgttctttttcttactGGAACATGTAGTACCTCAGATTTCTCTTGCCTGTTGGAACAATGTTTTACAAATGAGTAAAACACAGCTGATCTCCAGTATTTCTTGTAGAAAATCTAGGCAGTGTACAGGGGAGGGCAAGGGGACTTGGGGCACTCAGCACCTGCTGTGAGGTGATTTGCCCCTCTCTGCAAGGAACACAAGCTTGTAGCATTTGAGATCTCACCTGTATCGAGCTTAAGAGGACTGGTGTACAGTTAAATGATCAATATCAGTTTTGTAATGCTAATTAGACCATCTTTATAAGAGAGCTGTCTCAGAAGAACAGTTACCATTTGCCAACAGGCCAGCACTGTTACCTTCCTCTAAGCTTtaacaggaaatatttctgaGTTGCTTCTACGGTAAACTACTGGCTAACCTGGACGGGGAGAAAACTTTCTCCCTGTACCAGAGGATTGAACTAAGGCAGCCTGTAACATTTTAGTGCAACCATGACCTTACCACAAGAGTGAAACAGCAGTTGTTACCTGTGCAGATACCTACCTGGCAGCTAAACTGGCTACCTACCATACGTGGGAACAATCACATGCACCCCGTTCTTGCTTCCCCCTCACTCCCCTCACTGAAAGTACAGTGGCATTATATAGACTATTATATTAGCCAGTTTTGTCCCCATATTTCTATATGGGCCCTATATAGTTGGCTCAGTCTGGGTCCCACTTTGATTTTCATCTCTTTAATCCcttaacagatttttatttgtttgtttgaactCTGTGAAAGACTGCCTTTCTAAAGCCCAGCCTGTGAAAAGCACAGGGCAGTCTCTGAGCTGCTAGGATCCTTATGTTCTTAAAGCTAAAGTTGCTTTAAATCCCTTGCTCTAAACTGTGTTACCCTGCCATTCTTACCTGATTCCACATCCAGGGAGTACTTATCGATGGCCAGGTTCATGGTGTGATACGCAGTGTTGCAGAAGTCTTCTAGGATCACATACACGGCGTTGGTGACATTCCGAGGGACAGGTTTGGCAAATTTCATTCGACTGTTCACCACGATGCTGCCATTTCTGAAGTTCAGGATTTCCAGATTCTGGAAGCCCGTCAGATTTGACTGGAGGTAGGGCACCAGCTACAACACAGGGGACATAACAGAAAAGTTGGATCTTTGAATCTCTACTCAAGCTAGTTGCACTGCCACTGCATCAAACAGTGGGAGTCTGAATTATTATATCCAAATCCCACAGCAAGGACATTAAAACTTTACCCAGCTGGGGCCCATGCTGGCAGCCTCCCAGGAGCCTGAGTACTTCAGGCAGTGGTTAAGAGCATACCAATTTGCAGATAGTTTGAAAAAATCTATGATCCAGAAACACAATTCTTGGGACATACAAGATGCTCTCCCTTGATCTAAGCACCAGACATACTTGCCATTTCATAGGGAATTTCCTTCAAGtatgcccccccttccctctctcgCCTTTGCTCCATCTCCCACAACAAAATGGTCATTTCAGTCAGGAGAAGGGAATTTCCCGGTTAAAATTTGGCAGTTGTTGCTGTATAACTCCCGTGAGGCTTTGCTAGCCATCAGTCAGTTTACGGACAGCTTAGTTCCCTGAACTATCTCTTACTTAGAATGGGTTGAACGTGTTGCAGGAAAGTTCCCTCATCACAGCCCGTATTTAGTTATTTCTCCCTATAAGCTAAATACAGAGCACTCTGGAAGCAAGTGAGGGGAGCATTGTAGTCACTTCAGCTATACTGATACATTTATTGACACCAGCAGAGCATTTGGCCCATTAACACTAAGAAGTTGCACTTTAGAGAGACTACTGACTGACTGAAAGACAAATGTTTAACACACCCCACCCATCCCCATTCCCAGAGTTTTTCCAGGAAGAGACAATATCTGTAAACACCAGTCCTGAGTTGCTCTCTGCAAAGGAGAGCCGACAAACTATTATTTACCAACAATTTTTGTGTATCTAGTGATGGACATTTAGCACAGAAGTGATTCTTACCAATTCCAAGAATCGCTGTTCCAACGCTTTGTATTCAGGAGAGTTTTTATTAAACAGGTCCTCTGAAAACATCATGTTGGTAACCCGAAGGCTGAAAAACACAACTAGAGCTCGTGACGGGACAAGACTATTACTGCGATTGTCATGTGTGGCCCAAGCCACACTGGCCATCTCTGTGGACTGGACACGAGTTGTTAGGTCCACGTGACTTTCAGTTATGCCCCTCCTCTCCTCAGTCAGCTCAGGAGGAAAGTGGACAGGGGTCACATGATCCAGGTCCACTGAAACATCCAGGGCTTTCGTTGTTTCAACTCCTACCCTTGTTGAGGTAGCCACAGATGATGACGCCGTGGATCCCGCAGGAGGGAAGTGGGATGGAAGCTCAACAGTGCTTGTTGTTACGCTCACCGTTACATAAGAGTTCATAAGAGTGCTGAAGCTCATGGGAACATGTGTGTCATGGTCTGTACCACCCTGGCCTGTGAAGGCCTCTAGAACAGTGGTCTGATCCATTACAGAAGGAACTGCAGTTGAAACTTGAGTGGCAGTTGGCATTGCTGATTGCGCTGTCTGATCTAACGAGTTTTCTAGTGCTCTGTCAGTGGGCCAAACATCAGCTGGTTTCGTCACTGCTGATCCAGTGGCGTCTTGGCCTGCCAATGATGAATCGAGGCTTTGCTTCTCTTCTGTGGAAACATCAGGGTTTGCCATGGAAGCACCAGGGTTTACTGTGGAAGCAGAAGTATCAGAGTGTACTGTGGAAGTGTCAGGGTTTACCACAGAAGTGTCAAAGTGTCCTATGGAAGCAGAAGCCTCAGAGTGTACCGTGGCAGCATCAGGGTTTACCATGAAAGCAGAAGTATCAGAGTGTACCGTGGCAGCATCAGGGTTTACCGTGAAAGCAGAAGTATCAGAGTGTACCGTGGCAGCATCAGGGTTTACCGTGAAAGCAGAAGTATCAGAGTGTACCGTGGCAGCATCAGGGTTTACCGTGAAAGCAGAAGTATCAGAGTGTACCACGGAAGCGTCAGGGCGTACTGTGGAAGCAGAAGCATCAGAGTGTAGCATGGAAGGATCTGCAGCCAGAATACTTTCTGAAGAGGTTGTGTCCAAACCACCTATTGTAGCAGTTTCAGTTACATCCAACTGGTCCACTGTGAAGAGTTCTTCTGCCACAGTCCTGTCTTCATTTTGGTATTCAACTGCTTTAGAAATGATGTTCTGACCTACACTGGACTCTTCAGGTTGCTCCATACTGATGGTCGCTGTAGATGTAAGGAGATGATCTTCCACAGACAGACCTGTATTGTGTGGTGAGACAGGGGCCTCTTCAGTTGGCATGTCTACAAAGGAATAATCCACTGAAGGCTCCAAAACCAATGATGGTTTAACAAAAGAAGAATTGTAGACGCCCAATGTTTCTGTCTGTGTAGATGGTTCCACGGATGATGGCTCTTCTGTCTGTAACAGAGATACCTGCTGAGTTGTAGTCTCTggaaagacaaatatttcagaCTCATCAAGGAAATCGTCTTTTGTGTTGGCCATACCTTCATTCTCATCTTTAGAAGGATTATCACCTAATTTATTCCTAGAGTTAAGAATATAGTCTAAGATCATGCCTTCAGGAATGTCCTCAGTTCTGATTAACAAAGACTCATTGTCATCTTCAAGCCAGCTATCAGGACCAGGGTATAAAACTGGTTCCAGTGTTGCTTCTTCCCAAGGCCAGATACTTGattctatttcttttcctgaacCATCAAAAGCTGAACCAGAACCATCATCATATATAACTCTGTCTCCAAGGTATATATCAGTTTCATCTTCCATAGGATGTACTTCTAAGGGAAAAGGAAATTCTTCCATAGACTCATGCAACACAGAGTCTGCATCATTACTGCCTGCAGGACTACCTGGAGATAgttcttccttctctgcagatACTGTTTCTGTAAAATCAGTCTCTATGACTGATGAAGAGGCCACTGTTGGTGCAGAAAGCAGAGGAACTGCATAATCATCTGTAGCTGGAGGTTCTTCAGGCACAAGGTGAGAAGGACTTGAAGGCAAAAGGTCTTCAGATAGTCTAGTATCttcaaacactaaaaataaaaataaatttccactTAATTGTTGTTTATGATAAGAAGTGTCAAATTACATTCATTTTATTGTCTGGAGATCTGTATTCAGCATGTTTCCTGTGATATATCTATCCAGCCTTTGTATGCCAAAGTCAGAAGGACCCCTGTTGACCTCTCCCACTTTGCATTCAAGATATTCTATGGGCCAAGTCAAgatgtatgaaaatatttctgcacaaTTAAACAAGTATTGTCTGTGGACCATTTCCTGAAGGGATAAACAAGTAGTATTAGTTGTTACAAGCATTTTACCTTAGCATATTGTTCTTGGATACATGcacacaggaaaggaaaaaatatcagagaaGGATGTCCAATTTTTTAGACCCTTCTGAAAAGTCATTTTAGTGAACTATACCTTCGGTGAGTACCAGGAAACACTGGCATCCAAATTTAATCTTCAGTAATGGCATTAACTTACCATCTAAAGAATTTGAGGCTGAAAGCCGTTCCAGATAGTCCACAGAGTCACGCCCTGACACTGGTGCAGTGACCAAATGAGGAGTCCAATTCCCATCCTCAAAATTCAGCCCATCAGGCAAAGAAGTGACATCAGCCTCTGAAAAGAGTGGAGCTTCAGGTGCCAAACTGACATCAGAGTTTGGATTTTCTGGTCTTGGCTGGATTTCATTGATATTGGATTGTTCAGATACTGAAGTGGAATCTGGTTTGGTGAAATCAAAGGGCAAGGTATTGCTGACAGTTGACTCATCTGCTGAAGGCCGTTCAGCTAAAAAGGTGCTGTCCTGGAACATAAACCCACTATTAATATTTCCACTATTACAGGGGAAGCATTGGCTGTCCACTTCGGGCTGAACACATAGAGGGTGTCAACAGCAGCCAATAAAATCTGACAGTAATGCAGGAGGGGTCACACTGGGAGGGCTGGCAAATATACACCCTTTGCTAATCATGTGCACTCTACATGTAAAATGCACATCTTTGTGACATACATTTCGTGTCCAGTCGTGTCcactaaaaagggaaagaagcCATTCAGATGGTTTGGAGTGCAGCTTCACTTACGTATTAGGAAATTTACTGACTATACCCACCCAGTCTCCTTTCCTTTACTGAAAAAATGCATCGGTCCATTTCTAATTAAATCAAAGATAAATGCACACAGTACTGCCTGCCTTCCTGAAGAATGAAGAGGTCTTAACAGCTGTTAAATATCAGCTACATAATCAATACAGTAATGCTATTATCATCATTACTACGATACATAAAATGGTGTAGAAACTGAACTTGAATGCGTGCATGCCCTGTGGCCATTTATTGCTCTATTTTAGAATGTGGTCATGAGAACCCAGGAGGGAAGCAAAGACCATAATGTGAAGAAGAGCATTTAGAACCTGGGATAACTTTAATCTCAAAGCAAAGATGCCTGtgcagggttaaaaaaaaaaaaaaaaaaaaaattaaaaaatctattaGCGGTAATGATATACAACAAGAGTATGCACAATGAATTTGCAAATTGtttgaaatgtgaagaaaaaaatttgggTTTAAATCTCCAATTTGCACACTGCTTGCTTACTACTTCATACCCCAATTATATTTGGTTTACAGTTAGAATATTTAGCACATTTCATCTTTGAATATTAATCTACTACCACGGTGTCTCATGATGTAATTTTATTGGGAAAAGCCAACAAAGAGATTAAGTTATACGGTCAAGGCTACAAAAGCACGCTGACTGCCTAAACCCCAGAAATTAGTGCTTCACCCACATATTGATGCTGTGCAATAGTCTGATATGGACAAAATACCCTGGGGGTATGAACAACTGTCAAACAATTTCAAGAAGAAGCAATTTACTAAGGACTATCCAATTGCTGATAGTGACTAGTAAAGGTAAGTGGGCAGTGAACACAGGTTTCTGTAATACATATTACGGTTCAAAACCATTTTACCGTTTCTGTAGCTCACCACTCCACTCTTGTCTAATCTCTTCCTTTTACTTGACCAGCATGAATAATAGGAAGATTCTaaatacttttcattttgaaattttacTCCTGGTTGAAACATGGGTGAATTAAATTTTCAACTTCATTCAAACTGCATTTGAATGCTTTGGAAACAAGCCAGTTAAGGtagttttattaaattatttgtcTACCTGTATTGATCACATTTTTATAGCCAGTTGTTATACCACAGTCTCctcatattttttaatttatatggtAACAATCaattaaaaagtatatatacCATAGACATGTGCTCCAGCAATTATCTTTTTTTTGGCAGAATTCACCACTATAAATaaagctgtagaaaaaaagtTACTGTGCAAGATTAGAAACAAATTACACATAGAAATTCCATAAAGAATGAATAAGGACTACCAGCAATAGCCTCtcaatactttctttttttatgtgAGTATTTAGTTGCCAGGGATTGCACTTCATCATTTATTTGAATGTGGATAGATGTTCCTATGACAACTAACATTATTCAAAGATTCTTGTTACAGTGCAATATATTATATTAACAAATTTAATATCATATTGGCAAGTTCTGGTTTTCTCTAATGGCTTTTGAAAGCCTTACAAATATGACAGATGACTGCAAACACAGAACCTCCTCTCTGATTTTCCATTTCCTGCTGCCAGAAAGGCATTGTATTCAGCAAGCCAGAGCATTCTACCTGTTACAACTCAacagaaataacaagaaaatacatgttttaaaaactagacgtgattttttttttcttcacttgagAGCtgtaaaattcaaagaaaagaatGACTGATTAGTTGGTACCATCTGCTAGCAATTAGATGGTGAAATCATGTTAGTCCCACATTATGTCATGAGTATGTATGATAATACAAATCAACTTATTTTCAAATCAACTAGGAAAAATTGCAGCAAAATTCTTTTTCATAGGCAACAGTACTACTTAACAGTATCTACTTGAATCTTATAAAGCTTTTACATCTGTGGAAGTAATTGACTAATTGTTTCAGCCTTGTTTACTATTTAAGCATGTTTAAGATTTTCTTAAATCTATCTGAAGTTAACTCCCAAGTTATCTGCATATTGCAGATTGTACACAGCTGTTTTTTGGATATAGTAATATCCTTTACATAATTAGAGGTTCTGACTGAAGACACAGATGACATTATTATTCATAGTCCATGATTAGAGAAATGTAACTTCCAGAATTTTTTCTTGTATATACTATTCTCTAAAACTGGTTTAAAATTTATTATTGCAAAGCTACCTCTAAAATTTTCTTGCCTGCACATCTGTCAGAATATCCACAGATAGAATGTAAAGATGGCAGAATATCTTACTAAAATAAGCATCTGCAACATTTTAATCTAGTTAGATAGCTCTAGTAAAGGAAATCCCCTTCCTGAAAGTTAACTTTAGCTCATGTTTGTGCACACCATGTTTGAGGCATTTATGGCAAATCCATTTGCATCTTAGACATCAATGATTAGTTTTTAAAACTCAGGGAAAACTGGCATGAAATTAAGGATATTATACCTGTGACTGTTCTAACAATAATACTTGGATTCTGTGAAGCGACTACAAATTTTGCTTCCATAAAGATTTCAGAAGTTGGCCTGAAATTAAATGTGTCTGTGTTCAGAACACTATCTCATAATGCACATAGTGAAAACCTACCATCAAGCATAGGCGGACCTGGATTTTGTGGCACAACCGAGCTTATTTCTTCTTGGAAGGCACATCTGTGTTACACAACaagagtccagagcagaagcTACTGGATAAATCCTTACGCCCACACAATGCTCCACCATTCCGAAACTGTAGCTGCTGGCAGAACTAATCGACTTAATCTCAGTGCCGCTGGCACCTGACTTGGGATCTCTGCTTAAAGCCCCTTTGCACTGTACAGACATGGGCCAACAGGGAACTTCAGTCTGTGTTCTGGGTTGTTCCAGCGGTAATCAGAGAAGATAATTACAacttcaagaggaaaaaaaagaaaccactgCCTATTATTTTTCATTCCTGTGCTGGCATTAAGGGGAtggacataattttaaaactgaattgagaattttcagtgaaagaattttcagtaacaaaaggagCACATGAAACTTACCATTTTCTCCCTTCTAGCAGCCAGCTTTAGTGCTGTTATCTATTTCTTGCTTTCCAAAGAAAGGTAGATTTGTGGGAAGAATCACATCTTTAGAGCAATTTACAGtctaaacattaggaaaaaacagacaaaggAAACCTAAGAAGCAAGGCCTGGCTGTACAGCCAGGAACACGGTACTGCCATGCAATATGAGATGATCACAGAACACTGTTCTGCAACATGCAACAGATACCAAACCATCAGACAAGAGATTTCACCAGAGGTCTTCCTCCAGTATAAGGTGTGCCTTCATTACTACTTATTC
Coding sequences within:
- the IMPG2 gene encoding interphotoreceptor matrix proteoglycan 2 isoform X1, producing MFGFIWKIFVCLLVLGMIKSNLQIVAAEGYSATEGGQAKGGSPTPQLSSWQLANPSLPPELKKLNGIVKAEQVNKPLLLRRKRSILFPTGVKICPDESLEQAIANHLKYFRLRVCQETVWEVFKIFWDRLPEREEYLTWMSLCEEGMMSIFEIGTNFSQSEEHRSLIVKKQSYTKETMGSSCTDWSCGQGGPEHHSCSSSGTPTPAPDADATTLRDAAANVPPPHEISAGSLAGGATYETEEADITINNEIKKEDEKLVRPLTEQMIEFRILIVGEKYSEELRDPAAVKRQLLSEQFISQIKSVFEGLPGYKSIHVLDYRFPEEDSGVEVHYAVTFDGKVISNATWDLINLHSNKVEDNSFTGIVDNPTVVYTISDFQDYIAEILQKNALLENNSLSLDPNSLQLTNVKVLLRPTPEDPSWITEHPVVLEHPEFDDSTFLAERPSADESTVSNTLPFDFTKPDSTSVSEQSNINEIQPRPENPNSDVSLAPEAPLFSEADVTSLPDGLNFEDGNWTPHLVTAPVSGRDSVDYLERLSASNSLDVFEDTRLSEDLLPSSPSHLVPEEPPATDDYAVPLLSAPTVASSSVIETDFTETVSAEKEELSPGSPAGSNDADSVLHESMEEFPFPLEVHPMEDETDIYLGDRVIYDDGSGSAFDGSGKEIESSIWPWEEATLEPVLYPGPDSWLEDDNESLLIRTEDIPEGMILDYILNSRNKLGDNPSKDENEGMANTKDDFLDESEIFVFPETTTQQVSLLQTEEPSSVEPSTQTETLGVYNSSFVKPSLVLEPSVDYSFVDMPTEEAPVSPHNTGLSVEDHLLTSTATISMEQPEESSVGQNIISKAVEYQNEDRTVAEELFTVDQLDVTETATIGGLDTTSSESILAADPSMLHSDASASTVRPDASVVHSDTSAFTVNPDAATVHSDTSAFTVNPDAATVHSDTSAFTVNPDAATVHSDTSAFMVNPDAATVHSEASASIGHFDTSVVNPDTSTVHSDTSASTVNPGASMANPDVSTEEKQSLDSSLAGQDATGSAVTKPADVWPTDRALENSLDQTAQSAMPTATQVSTAVPSVMDQTTVLEAFTGQGGTDHDTHVPMSFSTLMNSYVTVSVTTSTVELPSHFPPAGSTASSSVATSTRVGVETTKALDVSVDLDHVTPVHFPPELTEERRGITESHVDLTTRVQSTEMASVAWATHDNRSNSLVPSRALVVFFSLRVTNMMFSEDLFNKNSPEYKALEQRFLELLVPYLQSNLTGFQNLEILNFRNGSIVVNSRMKFAKPVPRNVTNAVYVILEDFCNTAYHTMNLAIDKYSLDVESGEQADPCKFQACNEFSECLVNRWSGEAECVCNPGYLSIDGLPCNSICDLQPNFCLNDGKCDISPGQGAICRCRVGENWWYRGEHCEEYVSEPLVVGIAIASVAGFLLVASAVIFFLARTLRDQYTKSDTEYSQGQGDSLSSIENAVKYNPMYESDTTGYSHYYRRYPQLTSYSSTSAETSTDYSSEEIRHIYENSELTKEEIQDRIRIIELYAKDRQFAEFVRQHQMKLL
- the IMPG2 gene encoding interphotoreceptor matrix proteoglycan 2 isoform X6, yielding MFGFIWKIFVCLLVLGMIKSNLQIVAAEGYSATEGGQAKGGSPTPQLSSWQLANPSLPPELKKLNGIVKAEQVNKPLLLRRKRSILFPTGVKICPDESLEQAIANHLKYFRLRVCQETVWEVFKIFWDRLPEREEYLTWMSLCEEGMMSIFEIGTNFSQSEEHRSLIVKKQSYTKETMGSSCTDWSCGSGTPTPAPDADATTLRDAAANVPPPHEISAGSLAGGATYETEEADITINNEIKKEDEKLVRPLTEQMIEFRILIVGEKYSEELRDPAAVKRQLLSEQFISQIKSVFEGLPGYKSIHVLDYRFPEEDSGVEVHYAVTFDGKVISNATWDLINLHSNKVEDNSFTGIVDNPTVVYTISDFQDYIAEILQKNALLENNSLSLDPNSLQLTNVKVLLRPTPEDPSWITEHPVVLEHPEFDDSTFLAERPSADESTVSNTLPFDFTKPDSTSVSEQSNINEIQPRPENPNSDVSLAPEAPLFSEADVTSLPDGLNFEDGNWTPHLVTAPVSGRDSVDYLERLSASNSLDVFEDTRLSEDLLPSSPSHLVPEEPPATDDYAVPLLSAPTVASSSVIETDFTETVSAEKEELSPGSPAGSNDADSVLHESMEEFPFPLEVHPMEDETDIYLGDRVIYDDGSGSAFDGSGKEIESSIWPWEEATLEPVLYPGPDSWLEDDNESLLIRTEDIPEGMILDYILNSRNKLGDNPSKDENEGMANTKDDFLDESEIFVFPETTTQQVSLLQTEEPSSVEPSTQTETLGVYNSSFVKPSLVLEPSVDYSFVDMPTEEAPVSPHNTGLSVEDHLLTSTATISMEQPEESSVGQNIISKAVEYQNEDRTVAEELFTVDQLDVTETATIGGLDTTSSESILAADPSMLHSDASASTVRPDASVVHSDTSAFTVNPDAATVHSDTSAFTVNPDAATVHSDTSAFTVNPDAATVHSDTSAFMVNPDAATVHSEASASIGHFDTSVVNPDTSTVHSDTSASTVNPGASMANPDVSTEEKQSLDSSLAGQDATGSAVTKPADVWPTDRALENSLDQTAQSAMPTATQVSTAVPSVMDQTTVLEAFTGQGGTDHDTHVPMSFSTLMNSYVTVSVTTSTVELPSHFPPAGSTASSSVATSTRVGVETTKALDVSVDLDHVTPVHFPPELTEERRGITESHVDLTTRVQSTEMASVAWATHDNRSNSLVPSRALVVFFSLRVTNMMFSEDLFNKNSPEYKALEQRFLELLVPYLQSNLTGFQNLEILNFRNGSIVVNSRMKFAKPVPRNVTNAVYVILEDFCNTAYHTMNLAIDKYSLDVESGEQADPCKFQACNEFSECLVNRWSGEAECVCNPGYLSIDGLPCNSICDLQPNFCLNDGKCDISPGQGAICRCRVGENWWYRGEHCEEYVSEPLVVGIAIASVAGFLLVASAVIFFLARTLRDQYTKSDTEYSQGQGDSLSSIENAVKYNPMYESDTTGYSHYYRRYPQLTSYSSTSAETSTDYSSEEIRHIYENSELTKEEIQDRIRIIELYAKDRQFAEFVRQHQMKLL
- the IMPG2 gene encoding interphotoreceptor matrix proteoglycan 2 isoform X5, which translates into the protein MFGFIWKIFVCLLVLGMIKSNLQIVAAEGYSATEGGQAKGGSPTPQLSSWQLANPSLPPELKKLNGIVKAEQVNKPLLLRRKRSILFPTGVKICPDESLEQAIANHLKYFRLRVCQETVWEVFKIFWDRLPEREEYLTWMSLCEEGMMSIFEIGTNFSQSEEHRSLIVKKQSYTKETMGSSCTDWSCGSSGTPTPAPDADATTLRDAAANVPPPHEISAGSLAGGATYETEEADITINNEIKKEDEKLVRPLTEQMIEFRILIVGEKYSEELRDPAAVKRQLLSEQFISQIKSVFEGLPGYKSIHVLDYRFPEEDSGVEVHYAVTFDGKVISNATWDLINLHSNKVEDNSFTGIVDNPTVVYTISDFQDYIAEILQKNALLENNSLSLDPNSLQLTNVKVLLRPTPEDPSWITEHPVVLEHPEFDDSTFLAERPSADESTVSNTLPFDFTKPDSTSVSEQSNINEIQPRPENPNSDVSLAPEAPLFSEADVTSLPDGLNFEDGNWTPHLVTAPVSGRDSVDYLERLSASNSLDVFEDTRLSEDLLPSSPSHLVPEEPPATDDYAVPLLSAPTVASSSVIETDFTETVSAEKEELSPGSPAGSNDADSVLHESMEEFPFPLEVHPMEDETDIYLGDRVIYDDGSGSAFDGSGKEIESSIWPWEEATLEPVLYPGPDSWLEDDNESLLIRTEDIPEGMILDYILNSRNKLGDNPSKDENEGMANTKDDFLDESEIFVFPETTTQQVSLLQTEEPSSVEPSTQTETLGVYNSSFVKPSLVLEPSVDYSFVDMPTEEAPVSPHNTGLSVEDHLLTSTATISMEQPEESSVGQNIISKAVEYQNEDRTVAEELFTVDQLDVTETATIGGLDTTSSESILAADPSMLHSDASASTVRPDASVVHSDTSAFTVNPDAATVHSDTSAFTVNPDAATVHSDTSAFTVNPDAATVHSDTSAFMVNPDAATVHSEASASIGHFDTSVVNPDTSTVHSDTSASTVNPGASMANPDVSTEEKQSLDSSLAGQDATGSAVTKPADVWPTDRALENSLDQTAQSAMPTATQVSTAVPSVMDQTTVLEAFTGQGGTDHDTHVPMSFSTLMNSYVTVSVTTSTVELPSHFPPAGSTASSSVATSTRVGVETTKALDVSVDLDHVTPVHFPPELTEERRGITESHVDLTTRVQSTEMASVAWATHDNRSNSLVPSRALVVFFSLRVTNMMFSEDLFNKNSPEYKALEQRFLELLVPYLQSNLTGFQNLEILNFRNGSIVVNSRMKFAKPVPRNVTNAVYVILEDFCNTAYHTMNLAIDKYSLDVESGEQADPCKFQACNEFSECLVNRWSGEAECVCNPGYLSIDGLPCNSICDLQPNFCLNDGKCDISPGQGAICRCRVGENWWYRGEHCEEYVSEPLVVGIAIASVAGFLLVASAVIFFLARTLRDQYTKSDTEYSQGQGDSLSSIENAVKYNPMYESDTTGYSHYYRRYPQLTSYSSTSAETSTDYSSEEIRHIYENSELTKEEIQDRIRIIELYAKDRQFAEFVRQHQMKLL